In Danaus plexippus chromosome 9 unlocalized genomic scaffold, MEX_DaPlex mxdp_26, whole genome shotgun sequence, the following proteins share a genomic window:
- the LOC116767514 gene encoding potassium voltage-gated channel subfamily H member 8 isoform X3, producing MPVRKGLLAPQNTFLDTIATRFDGTHSNFVLGNAQVPCYPIVYCSDGFCELTGWARAHIMQKGCACKFLHGPDTMEEHRHEIDTALDSKHELKLELIFYKKNGTPFWCLLDIVPIKNEKREVVLFLASFKDITNTKMAAMNTNEEFDSAALLGARFRAESSCLLPDPNGNLDPEAPSPANMGRRRSRAVLYQLSGHYKPDKMKTKLKLNNVSKNLLHSSDPPLPEYKTSAIKKSRFIISHYGIFKTFWDWLILIATFYVAVVVPYNASFVDEGHPRISVTSDVVVEALFIIDIVLNFRTTFVSKKGEVVSDSKAIALNYIRTWFVVDLLAALPFDLLYASDVYSGTESTHGNVHLVKLTRLLRLARLLQKMDRYSQYSALILTLLMLSFTLVAHWLACIWFIIAEKEIQHHRNESWDLGWINNLAERLKVPIVNISHSESYVTALYFTCSSLTSVGFGNVSANTLPEKIFSILTMLVGALMHAVVFGNVTAIIQRMYSRRSMYQSKWRDLKDFLTINQVPKELKQRMQDYFQTMWSLNHGIDIHETLKEFPEELRGDVSLHLHREILSLPIFESASQGCLKLLSLHIRNNFCAPGEYLVHKGDALTYIHYICNGSMEVMQNDMVVAILGKGDLVGCDMNTHLQVHNGSGTSQSNNPDVVVKSSSDVKALTYCDLKCINMVGLGEVLRLYPEYQQEFVHDILHDLTYNLREGYEAEQEEGNGHPSLTLPSISEDDENAAEENALSPKKPLLSSSSPRHTKFRTDGQPRLSHRELRERIERQRSVATPKITRADSLEGLNLEMHNTRSSVDRLDTQVSSLHHDVAALSMEVRNAIQALQEMTGPVWHAAHSNPNLQWNTPPNQLARSCSHPPDVFCWDQHERPLSPERPKINRSTQTEPFLHCVTQYILEHPATVMLLLGLDPMANLAPVIPPAVEYYDTRSRRPSGLEQIIESENGSQTPSSSASDKGEAANSPIGSEKDLDLQTDKIRSLDKDRNLNLKRNRYSASDICEVSERLLPSRSSPSTYSLKNNDKS from the exons GGACCCCTTTCTGGTGCTTACTTGATATCGTCccaattaaaaatgaaaaacgaGAAGTGGTCTTATTCCTCGCTTCGTTCAAAGATATCACCAACACTAAGATGGCCGCCATGAACACTAATGAGGAGTTCGACAGCG CGGCACTTTTAGGCGCCAGGTTCCGAGCTGAATCTAGTTGCCTACTTCCAGACCCGAATGGCAATCTTGACCCCGAAGCGCCCTCACCCGCCAACATGGGCAGACGGCGCTCCAGGGCAGTTTTATACCAGCTTTCAGGACATTATAAACCGGATAAAATGAAGACCAAATTAAAACTCAACAATGTTAGTaag aaCCTCCTACACTCATCTGACCCTCCGCTGCCTGAATACAAAACGTCAGCTATAAAAAAGTCAAGATTTATTATCTCACATTACGGCATTTTTAAAACCTTCTGGGACTGGTTGATCCTAATAGCAACATTTTATGTAGCTGTTGTGGTGCCATATAACGCGAGTTTTGTTGATGAAGGTCATCCAAGGATCAGTGTAACGAGTGACGTTGTTGTCGAAGCCCTTTTCATTATAG atatcgttttaaatttcCGAACAACATTTGTAAGTAAGAAAGGAGAAGTAGTATCTGATTCAAAAGCAATAGCTCTTAATTACATCCGCACTTGGTTTGTCGTTGATCTTCTTGCCGCGCTTCCGTTTGACCTACTTTATGCATCAGACGTATATAGCGGGACG gagtCTACTCACGGGAACGTTCATCTTGTGAAATTAACTCGACTACTACGTTTGGCTCGTTTGCTCCAAAAAATGGACCGATATTCACAATATTCCGCCCTAATTTTAACTcttttaatgttatctttCACGCTAGTAGCACATTGGCTGGCCTGCATATGGTTTATTATAGCGGAAAAGGAAATTCAGCATCATAGAAATGAAAGTTGGGATTTAG gtTGGATTAACAATCTGGCTGAACGCCTGAAAGTACCAATTGTGAACATATCCCATAGTGAGAGCTATGTTACTGCTCTCTACTTCACTTGTTCATCATTAACGAGTGTTGGTTTCGGCAACGTGTCCGCAAACACCTTACCTGAGAAAATATTTAGCATCCTTACAATGCTTGTCGGAG CTCTAATGCATGCGGTTGTGTTCGGTAATGTGACTGCAATTATTCAAAGAATGTACTCGCGACGATCTATGTATCAAAGCAAATGGCGTGACCTCAAAGATTTTCTCACCATAAACCAAGTTCCTAAAGAACTTAAACAGCGCATGCAAGACTACTTCCAAACAATGTGGTCACTCAATCATGGCATTGATATTCACGAG ACCCTCAAAGAATTCCCTGAGGAATTGCGAGGAGATGTGTCGTTACATTTGCATCGGGAGATATTATCACTTCCAATATTTGAGTCCGCGTCTCAGGGTTGTCTGAAACTTCTGTCACTACATATTCGAAACAATTTTTGCGCTCCCGGAGAATACCTTGTTCACAAAGGAGATGCTCTAACTTATATTCACTATATTTGTAACGGATCGATGGAAGTTATGCAAAATGATATGGTTGTCGCTATTCTCG GAAAGGGTGATTTGGTGGGATGTGACATGAATACTCATTTACAAGTCCACAATGGCTCGGGAACATCGCAATCTAATAACCCCGACGTGGTTGTAAAGTCAAGCAGTGATGTCAAG GCCCTCACATATTGcgatttaaaatgtatcaacATGGTTGGTCTGGGTGAAGTTTTACGACTTTACCCGGAATATCAACAAGAATTTGTTCATGATATATTGCATGATTTGACATACAATTTACGAGAAGGCTACGAGGCTGAGCAAGAAGAAGGGAACGGGCATCCATCTCTCACTCTACCATCAATTTCAGAGGATGATGAAAATGCCGCTGAAGAAAATGCTCTATCCCCAAAAAAACCTCTATTATCTAGTAGTAGTCCCCGTCATACAAAATTCAG AACTGACGGACAACCACGATTATCACATAGGGAATTGCGAGAAAGAATCGAAAGACAGCGGTCGGTGGCTACACCCAAAATTACTCGAGCTGATTCTTTGGAGggattaaatttagaaatgcATAATACACGCTCTTCAGTTGATAGACTTGACACACAAGTGTCGAGCTTGCATCATGACGTTGCCGCTCTCAGCATGGAG GTTCGTAATGCAATACAAGCTCTACAAGAGATGACAGGTCCAGTGTGGCACGCAGCACACTCAAATCCAAATTTACAATGGAACACTCCTCCTAATCAACTTGCCAGAAGTTGTAGTCATCCACCTGACGTATTTTGCTGGGAtcag CACGAACGCCCTCTCAGTCCTGAACGGCCAAAAATAAATCGAAGTACGCAAACCGAACCGTTTCTCCATTGCGTTACTCAGTACATACTGGAACACCCAGCTACTGTCATGCTTCTGTTAGGATTAGACCCAATGGCAAACCTGGCGCCAGTGATACCACCAGCTGTAGAGTATTATGATACGAGAAGCAGAAGGCCGAGTGGTCTTGAGCAAATAATAGAATCCGAAAATGGTAGTCAAACACCGTCTAGTTCGGCCAGTGACAAAGGCGAAGCGGCGAATAGCCCCATTGGAAGTGAAAAAGATCTCGACTTGCAGACGGATAAGATTCGGTCGTTAGATAAAgacagaaatttaaatttaaaaagaaatagataTTCTGCTAGCGATATTTGTGAAGTATCCGAGCGGTTGCTGCCTTCCAGATCATCTCCCAGCACATATAgccttaaaaataatgataaaagttAA